In one Silene latifolia isolate original U9 population chromosome 10, ASM4854445v1, whole genome shotgun sequence genomic region, the following are encoded:
- the LOC141607764 gene encoding uncharacterized protein LOC141607764, which produces MVEKMVSRIRSLGAKKLSYADRLVLVNSVLNTLHNYWSGIFLIPKCVVKRIEAICRNYLWDGSADFHRVPSVHIKGRSWHDYQPPPDVSWSWKNVCKVKELIKDAYIEDQWAPDSNGFTIRRCYEWLRHRAAPQIWAPVVCNSWNVPKHSLITWISMNNGLNTRAKLASFGYCQEQLCCICESSTENQEHLFFQCEYSQRVLQEIKQWCGFRVDVTMAGLGISGTSMKGLKQQVHCQLWTSCHYHIWFERNNARLNAVITPPIKLAERITAEAKTRILSKIGSSICGQDGVWLRKWNCMVT; this is translated from the exons ATGGTGGAGAAAATGGTTAGCAGAATTCGTAGCTTGGGAGCTAAAAAATTGTCTTATGCAGACAGACTTGTATTGGTTAATTCTGTTTTGAATACTCTTCATAACTACTGGTCTGGCATATTCCTTATTCCAAAATGTGTTGTTAAACGCATTGAGGCAATTTGCAGGAACTACCTCTGGGATGGGTCAGCTGATTTTCATAGAGTACCCTCT GTTCATATCAAGGGAAGGAGTTGGCATGACTACCAACCTCCTCCTGATGTATCTTGGTCGTGGAAAAATGTCTGTAAAGTTAAAGAGCTGATCAAGGATGCTTATATTGAGGATCAATGGGCTCCTGATAGTAATGGCTTCACTATCAGGCGCTGCTATGAATGGCTAAGACATAGAGCTGCTCCTCAGATTTGGGCACCTGTTGTATGTAACTCATGGAATGTCCCTAAACACTCCCTTATCACATGGATATCCATGAACAATGGTCTTAATACTAGAGCTAAACTTGCCTCTTTTGGCTACTGTCAAGAACAGCTCTGCTGTATCTGTGAGAGTTCAACTGAAAATCAAGAGCATCTCTTCTTCCAGTGTGAGTATAGTCAGAGAGTCCTGCAGGAAATTAAACAGTGGTGTGGCTTCCGTGTTGATGTTACAATGGCAGGATTGGGAATCTCTGGTACTAGCATGAAAGGTCTGAAACAACAGGTGCATTGTCAACTTTGGACTTCCTGTCATTACCACATTTGGTTTGAAAGGAATAATGCAAGATTGAATGCAGTTATTACTCCTCCTATTAAGCTGGCTGAAAGAATAACTGCTGAAGCTAAAACGAGAATATTGAGCAAGATTGGCAGCAGCATATGTGGTCAggatggagtttggttgagaaaatgGAATTGTATGGTAACTTGA